One Bosea sp. 124 genomic window, GATCAGGATTCCGAGGATGAAGAGACCGCGGGACGGGTCGCTCGCAAAGGAATGCACCGAGGTCAGCACGCCGGAGCGGACGATGAAGGTGCCGAGCAGCGAGAGCGAGAAGGTCAGGATCGCGAGCAGGATCGTCCAGACCTTGAGCGCGTCGCGCTTCTCCATCACCACGGTCGAATGGATCAGCGCGGTGCCGGCGAGCCAGGGCATCAGCGAGGCATTCTCGACCGGGTCCCAGAACCACCAACCGCCCCAGCCCAGTTCGTAATAGGCCCAGTACGAGCCCATCGCGATGCCGAGCGTCAGGAAGACCCAGGCTAGCAGCGTCCAGGGCCGCACCGCCCGGGCCCAGACCGCGTCGATGCGGCCGTCGATCAGCGCCGCGACGGCGAAGGCATAGGTGATCGAGAAGCCGACATAGCCGACATAGAGCAGCGGCGGATGGATCGCGAGACCGAGGTCCTGCAGGATCGGGTTGAGGTCCTGCCCATCCGGCGGGGCCGGCAGCACCCGGCGGAACGGGTTCGAGGTCAGCAGGGTAAAGGCGAGAAAGGCGACGGTGACCATGCCCTGCGCGGCCAGCGTGCCGGCCCGCAGCCGCACGGGCAAGGAGCGGCGCGACAGCGCGACAAGCGCGCCGAACAGCGTCAAGATCAGCACCCAGAGCAGCATCGAGCCTTCGTGGTTGCCCCAGACGGAGGTGAATTTGTAGATCAGCGGCTGCGTCGAATGGGAATTGGCAACGACGTTCTCGACCGAAAAGTCCGAGCGCACATAGGAGACGACGAGCGCGCCGAAGGAGAACGCGACCAGCAGGAAGCAGGTGATCGCCGCAGCAGAGCCGACGCTGGCCAGCGCCCGGTCATGACGCGCGACGCCCCACAGCGGCACCAGCGACTGGACGACGGCGACGCCGAGCGCGAGCGCGAGCGCGAAATGACCGATCTCGACGATCATGCGCGCCTCACGGCTTGGCCTGTGAAGCTGGGGGAGCCTGCGGCGCCTGCGCGCCGCCGCCGCCCGGCTGCCAGTGCCCCTGCTTCTTCAGCGTATCGGCGACTTCGCGCGGCATATAGGTCTCGTCGTGCTTGGCGAGGACGGAATCGGCGCGGAACCGGCCCGCGCCCTCGAACACACCTTCGGTGACGACGCCCTGCCCCTCGCGGAAGAGATCCGGCAGCAGGCCTTCATAGCTCACCTTGATCGCGGTGCGGCTGTCGGTGATCGAGAAGACGACGCGCTGGCCCGGCCCGCGCGCGACGGAGCCCTGCTCCACCAACCCGCCGAGGCGCATGCGGGTGCCGGGCGCGACGCCCTTCTCCGCGATCTCGGTCGGGCCATAGAAGAACACGATCGTGTCGCGCAGCGCGAACAGGACGAGCCCGGCGGCGAGGCAGAGCACGGCACCCGCCGCGCCGATCAGCACGAGCCGCCGCTGCTTGCGGGTCAGACGTCGCTTCGCGGCAACCGGCCGCAATGGCTCGGCGGCGGTCATGGTGCGGTCTCCTTCAGCGAAAGTTCGTCCGCGAGCGCATCGAGTGCCGCCAGGGCCGGCTCATCCTGCACCAAACGCTGGCGCGCTGTCGCGAGAGCCTCCCGCGCCGCCGGCTTGTCACCCAGCACCGTCTGCGAACGGATCAGGCGCGTCCATTCCGGCAAGGTGCCGCCGCCGACCTTGAGGCGTTCGGCCAGGCCGTCGACCATGGCGCGGATCGCCACCTGCCGTTCGGCGGGCGGCAGCGTCGCGATCCCGCCGGCACCGCTGGTATCGGTTTCCAGCCGCTCGAGGCGCTGGCGCACGGCCTGCGTCCAGGGAGCATCGGGCACAGCATCGCCGAGCAATGCGCGCAAGGCAGCGATAGCGGCGGGTGCATCGCCATCCTGCTCCTGGCCGATGGCGAGGAAAAAGCGGGCACGGGCATTCTTCGGATCGAGCCTGACCGCCTCGGCCATGCTGTCGCGGGCAGCGGCCGTGACGACGCCGCCGGCGGCCAGCGTGCGCGCTTCGCCCAATCCGGCATGCGCCTCGGAATTCGCCGCGC contains:
- the ccmE gene encoding cytochrome c maturation protein CcmE, giving the protein MTRKQRRLVLIGAAGAVLCLAAGLVLFALRDTIVFFYGPTEIAEKGVAPGTRMRLGGLVEQGSVARGPGQRVVFSITDSRTAIKVSYEGLLPDLFREGQGVVTEGVFEGAGRFRADSVLAKHDETYMPREVADTLKKQGHWQPGGGGAQAPQAPPASQAKP